The DNA sequence CCTGCACCTTCCACAGGCCGAATATATCCAGCCGACTCCGACCCTATCCCCGATCCTAAATCTCATCGCTGCACTTCCAGCCGCTTCCACTCTTCCCACAACCTGATGGCCGGGGATAATCGGGAAGATCGACGGGGGAGTCCTCCCCTCAATCTCATCGAGTTCCGTGTGGCATACCCCGCAGGCAGAGACCCTGATGAGGACCTCCTTCTCTTTTGGAACGGGCAGCGGCAGATGAACGAGCTGGAGAGGCGACCAGGTTTCTACGAGATTCGAAGTCTTCTGCAGGACCATCGCCTTCATCGTTCATTCCGCCTAGAAATCAGGAAACATCTTGAGGGTAAGCGTCCTTCCTTTTCCGATACTCACATCAGCAGAGAGGATACCCCCTTCGATATACTTGAGCTGAAAATTCCCGTACCCCTGCCGAACAAGGCCTTTTGCATCTGCAGGACAGCCTCCCTCGCAGCCGGCGATTCCTCTGATCATCTTGGGAATAAGGCCCCTTATATCAATACCGTCCAGGTTGACATCCTTTGATGCAGCAAATCTCTCAATGTTCTCCATGATCCCATCAAGATCGGGCTGAAAAGGCTTTTCGATGGGAACCGCTATGGATTCTTTGTCCAGACCCACATCCAGTACCATTCAGACCTCCCTTTATGATAAGAATAGAACTTGCCACTGAAAAGTCTATTATTATACCAGGAAATCCTCGGGGCAGCACACCGCGTGAAATCCGTTGCTCAGGAACGGCCCTTTCAATTCTTCAGCGATGCAGTCCATCCTGAAGTACTGAAGGAGCTTTATGAATCGTGGTGACAAGACCGGACTCCCGGCCATACCGAAAAGATGGCTCTCACAGAGACAGTCTGAAGAACCGAATCTCGGAACTGTCCAGTCCGAGATCTCCCTTAATGCCCTCGCTATTTCGCATTCACGCTGAAGGCTCGATCTGATAGGAAGGGCAGCGACAAAATCAGCCTTTTCTCTCAGATAATCGACATGCCAGAAGAGCCTCTTCCTCCTCGACTTATGTCTCTTGATTCGCTGCGTGAGGTTCTTTTTTGCCGAACCGATATAGAGATAATACCCTCTCTGAAATGTCGTTACTCCAAGTCCTCCGACTGCCACCCCCTTGCCCCTTTTCAGATGAAGAATGAGGATGTAATTTCCGCAATCACGGGCCTCCTTCCCGATGAGATTCCAGGGGATCCTGAGTTCCTTCGCCTCATCCTCAGGAGTGAGGTCATCCCTCCATTCGACGCCGACGGCCTTGATAAAGATCTCCTTCCTGAGTTCGAAGAGGGTCTGTGAAAAGGGAAGATCGGTATGATACTCAGGCATAAAGTACCGGGCAGAAGGCGAGTGAACAATAAATAAGACCCCGCTTCTCTTCCCCTTGCTTGCCAGTTCGGCAAGCTCCATGAGATGTCTCCTGCCGCGCTCCGTGGCTGCATCAGGAAACATCGCAAGCTCGCCTTTGAAAAGAGTGCAGGACTTTACCTCAAGCATCAATTCGTCTCCCCCTTTCTCCAGAAGGAAATCAAATCTGCTCTTTCCGCAAGCGACCTCAGGCCTGACTATACGGTATCCTTCGAGACCGGGCACCATGTTTCGCTCTATGAGCCACCGGGCAACGGTGTTCGTCTCATGGGTATGGAGCATGACGGGAACCCCTTCCTTTTCGACAGCGGCAACGGTATACGCCGTACGCCTCTCATGCGAGGAGCCATCATCTGAGAGGAAGAGCTTCACACCAGGGAAGAGCAATTCCCAGAGCCTTCCGGGATTCGGAAGATAGGCCCGTTTCTTCCTCTTCCCTACCATGCATTCGACAATGAACCTGTTCGGCCGTCTCAGGAAGAAGGCTTCCTGGAGCCCTCCAAAGATTCTCAGTTCATCGTCCTTCGTCATATCAATATGAAACCACGTCGATCCCGGAATTATATCAATAATATGGGTCGGGACACGAGAGCAGCGAATGAACGGTCTTAGCGGCACGAAAAGCCCCACGAGGAGGGTGAGACGCGCCGGTACCTCGGAGACAGGCAGGATGCCTGGCGAGAATGAGTGAATCCGTTGTTCTCGTGTCCGTAGTCCCTTGCCGAATTAACAAAGCATCCGTTCCTTGACACCAACGCCTTTCTTGCGTCAGACTAAGACCAGCCTATGGACTTCTGTGACCTTGACTGCAAATACGCATGTTTCCCAGAATCCGATTCTGTGGATGGTTCCCGCAGCTGCAGGACCTTTGTCGCGTTATACTGCAAGCTGAAAAAGAGACTGGTTCACAAGAACGTACCCTGCAGGGAGAAGAGGGACAAGAAGGAGTAGCGCTTCTGCTCGGCCTTCTCAGCGCATTTGGAACGACTGGGCGAACACGGGATCCCTTATGCCTTTACTGATCCTCTTCACTCTGCATCGGGTTCATCATCCTTTTCAATGATAAGACTTCGCTCTGCAATATCAACACCCATAACCTTAGCCTTTCCGATGGTGTCTGCACACGTGCACTCGAGACCATTAATTATTTCCTTAACTTCGGAGATATCAACTCCGTCATTGAGTCTCAAATCAACGAGCAAACCTAGTGAAACGGTTACGCGGTTATCCATTCCGGTGGCCTCCTCCTCTTCTTATTCCTTCTGCTACGCCTTGCTTCCTTCGCCGTTGCAACCTCTCTTTCTCCTCCTTGCGATCAGATTGCTTTGTTAAGAGTATATCAGAAAACAACCGGGCTGCAAGTAATCTATGTCTTGAGGGGAGCATCACGATTTATGACCTCCACCTGATAACCCTCACATCCATGATTTCGCCAGATATGTTGGTTTCTTCCTTCTTCGCTTTGAATTTTCCTCACAATACCCTTGAGGAGTTTTACGTCTGGCGATAATTCTATAATAAGACAATATCATTATGGCCCTGACTAGGCAGACATCTTCAATGGCAACGCAAGAAGACATGGGACTTAGAAAGATTCTTCGGATATCTGTGATGTCTGGGGTTTTGGGTCAGATCTTTAGTACTCTCTCTGGATCGGGATCGGCGTTTCTTACTAGATTTGCGATTATGCTCAATGCCACACCTCTTCACTTCGCCATACTGTCAGCGATAAGCCAGGTTTCACAGGTCTTCCAGCCGATTGGCTCATTGATTACAAGAAGGCGCACAAAAAGAAAAAGCGTCGTGCTCACGCTTCAGTTCATCGGGTGTGGGATAGCACTAACGTATGGAGTACTGCCATTTATTTTTCCTCCCGAGAACGCGATTCGCATTTTTCTCCTTCTCTTCTTTGTCAGTATCGCCCTCCTGTCTCCTGCGAGCAATGTGTGGATAGGATGGATATCAGACGTCGTCCCTCTGAGGGTCAGGGGATCCTTTTTCTCGGCCCTTTATCAGTATGGGATGCTGACCGCAGTCGGAGTGAGTTATGGATTTAGCTTCTTTATTGATCGTTTTAGCTCTGAAGGCGGGAAGGACTACCACTCACAGGCGTCTACTTTTTTTAAGGTGGAAAATTTGCCGCTGGCATTTGCCATTATGTTTGTTGCAGCTGTCGTAACTGCTTTCTCTGGGTTGGGTGTCCTTGCACGATTGCCTGAGAAGAAAAAGAAAATCGAAGAGGAAAGCACCGTGGGGATGTTCTTTCTTCCAATGAAGGACAACAACTTCAGAAGGTTTCTCCTCTATAGCTGTTGGTGGACGCTCGCAGTTGGTATAGGCGCCCCGTTTTGGCAACCCTTCATGTTGCAGAAACTGCACATGACGCTTTTCGAGGTTCAGATTTACGGCAGTATAAACATGGTAGCGTCAATACTGGTTTTCCGATTCTGGGGAAGGCTGATTGACGCCTACGGTAATAGGACAGCTATGCGATTGGTTATCCTGCTTGGAGGATTTAACCCAATGGTATGGCTCTTTGTCACACCTCACAACTATCCGGTTTTGTATCTGGAGGCGATAACGTCGGGAGTCATGTGGGCAGGAGCAGGTTTGGTTGCGACGAACTTTGTTCTCTCAATAGCTCCAGAAGACAGAAAGCAGCTTTATTCCGGAGTATCGGGGGCATTTTCTGGCCTAGCAATGATGACGACAATGCTCGGTTCGGGTGTCTTCCTCCCGCAGAACCTTAGCATTGGGAACATCAGTTTAGAACCCGAGCAGGTGCTTTTTGGGCTGACCGGCATAGCACGATGGAGTGCTCAGATACCCCTTTCGTCGATTCGCGAACCGAAGGCTAAGACAGTCAGGGAGGCAATCGCCTTCTTCATTCGGGAGATTAAGTCGAGGATCACGAAATAATACATGCTATTTCTCATCGGGAGGTCTTGTGAGAAAAGATCTGGGAGACTGCCGCTCCCCTGCTCATGTTTCATGTTCATCACATGCTTCAATCAGCGTTACGACATCAGCGATTGAGGCGAAACCTCTAATGCGTCTAGTAAGGGATCGACTATCCGGTACTCCTTCACGCCATGCTTCGCATAAAATGTCGTCCCTCGGCATCTCGGCCATCGGACCCGCCGCTTTCTCTCACTCGCAGGAACTCATAGGAGAAAGACGTCGACGAGAAGCAATTCTGTGTCATCATCAGCAGCTATCTCTATCTCCGTCATCCCTTTCACCTTTGCTGCGCCGAGGGCAGTGATGACAGAGCCATCGATCCGGACACGCCCTCCCTCAAGAACATAGAGATAGGCGCCCCGACTTTGCCGGACAGGATGGCGCACAGCCCTGCCCTTTGGCAAGAAACAGGAATAAACCTCGGCGTCTGAATGAATGCGGAGGCTATCATGATGAACATTTGAGACCAGGGGGAGAAGCCTGCCCTTCCGTTCTTCTTTTTCAACGGCCTTTTGTTCGACTGATGGTTTGAGGGCTTTCCTTGAAGGGAAAAACCACATCTGGATGAACCTCATGGGGATATCGGATCTGTTGTTTATCTCCGAGTGATACATACCGCTGCCGACGGTTGTGTGCTGCACCCATCCTTTCTTGAGGACCCCGCCTCTGCCGTGCTCATCGGCGTGACGGAACTCTCCGCCGGCGCAATAAGTAACGACCTCAATCTCACGATGCGGGTGGAGAGGCCAGACAGCGCCCGGGGAAAGGGTGTCATCATTAAATACCCGAAGGGTCCCGAAGCGATCATACTCAGGGTCACGGTACTCATCAAAGGAAAAGTGCCAGCGCCCGTGAAATGAACCGTTCTCGATCTCGCCGTCGATCTGGAATATACTTTCCGGTTTGCGAATAACGATCCGGTGTCCCATAATGTTGTCTACAAGCTGATGATCCTCCCTATCTCCTCTCTCGTTTCTTGTATTTCGCCTCAATTATAGCATAGGGCATCGCTCGCCCCAGGCTACGCCGAAAGGAAGGTCTCCTTCAGAGGGGCAAGCGGGAGGCCCCGACTCTTGACTACAAATCGGACATCGGCCTTGAAGTTTATGTGGGCAATATGTTCCTCGAGGGACAGATGTCGTAAAGGACGCATCCGGAATGATTCGCTTTTCTTGCCTGGCATATCTTCCTGCCGTGGAATATGAGGAGATGCGACAGGTTTCCCCATTCCTGCCGAGGCGTTATCGCCATGAGGTCCTGTTCGATCTTCATAGGGTCCTCGTTTTTCGTGAGTCCCAGTCTGAAGGAAAGCCGCCTGACATGGGTGTCAACGGCTA is a window from the Thermodesulfovibrionales bacterium genome containing:
- a CDS encoding MFS transporter; its protein translation is MGLRKILRISVMSGVLGQIFSTLSGSGSAFLTRFAIMLNATPLHFAILSAISQVSQVFQPIGSLITRRRTKRKSVVLTLQFIGCGIALTYGVLPFIFPPENAIRIFLLLFFVSIALLSPASNVWIGWISDVVPLRVRGSFFSALYQYGMLTAVGVSYGFSFFIDRFSSEGGKDYHSQASTFFKVENLPLAFAIMFVAAVVTAFSGLGVLARLPEKKKKIEEESTVGMFFLPMKDNNFRRFLLYSCWWTLAVGIGAPFWQPFMLQKLHMTLFEVQIYGSINMVASILVFRFWGRLIDAYGNRTAMRLVILLGGFNPMVWLFVTPHNYPVLYLEAITSGVMWAGAGLVATNFVLSIAPEDRKQLYSGVSGAFSGLAMMTTMLGSGVFLPQNLSIGNISLEPEQVLFGLTGIARWSAQIPLSSIREPKAKTVREAIAFFIREIKSRITK
- a CDS encoding pirin family protein encodes the protein MGHRIVIRKPESIFQIDGEIENGSFHGRWHFSFDEYRDPEYDRFGTLRVFNDDTLSPGAVWPLHPHREIEVVTYCAGGEFRHADEHGRGGVLKKGWVQHTTVGSGMYHSEINNRSDIPMRFIQMWFFPSRKALKPSVEQKAVEKEERKGRLLPLVSNVHHDSLRIHSDAEVYSCFLPKGRAVRHPVRQSRGAYLYVLEGGRVRIDGSVITALGAAKVKGMTEIEIAADDDTELLLVDVFLL
- the sfsA gene encoding DNA/RNA nuclease SfsA, with protein sequence MTKDDELRIFGGLQEAFFLRRPNRFIVECMVGKRKKRAYLPNPGRLWELLFPGVKLFLSDDGSSHERRTAYTVAAVEKEGVPVMLHTHETNTVARWLIERNMVPGLEGYRIVRPEVACGKSRFDFLLEKGGDELMLEVKSCTLFKGELAMFPDAATERGRRHLMELAELASKGKRSGVLFIVHSPSARYFMPEYHTDLPFSQTLFELRKEIFIKAVGVEWRDDLTPEDEAKELRIPWNLIGKEARDCGNYILILHLKRGKGVAVGGLGVTTFQRGYYLYIGSAKKNLTQRIKRHKSRRKRLFWHVDYLREKADFVAALPIRSSLQRECEIARALREISDWTVPRFGSSDCLCESHLFGMAGSPVLSPRFIKLLQYFRMDCIAEELKGPFLSNGFHAVCCPEDFLV